The following are from one region of the Bactrocera oleae isolate idBacOlea1 chromosome 6, idBacOlea1, whole genome shotgun sequence genome:
- the Reg-2 gene encoding rhythmically expressed gene 2 protein — MSSALGRIRLITFDVTNTLLQFRGSPGKQYGEIGALFGVLCDNADLAKNFKANWYIMNRKYPNFGRNSRITWQQWWYQLIGNTFSDSGSLIPGEKLASLVNHLLELHKTSVCWQHCNGSVDLLNYLRLQQQLATNHNDNDVDDNHCSHKSQIALGVISNFDPRLDTLLRNMKIKHYFDFTINSYDSNVEKPSPEIFNLARKLSDLENLKPKECLHIGDGPTTDYLAAKNVGWNSALIHEKSINYLIKNYGNKIEDQFVFQSLYDFHKKFSNNFINW; from the exons ATGTCAAGTGCTTTAGGTCGTATACGTCTAATAACCTTCGACGTCACCAATACGTTACTGCAGTTTCGTGGCAGTCCTGGGAAACAATATGGAGAGATTGGTGCACTTTTCGGTGTACTCTGTGACAATGCTGATCTCGCAAAAAATTTTAAGGCTAATTG gTATATAATGAATAGAAAATATCCGAATTTCGGACGTAATTCTCGCATTACCTGGCAGCAATGGTGGTATCAGCTTATTGGCA ATACGTTTTCTGACAGCGGCTCATTGATACCCGGAGAGAAATTAGCTAGCTTGGTAAATCATCTACTTGAACTTCACAAAACAAGCGTTTGTTGGCAGCATTGCAATGGAAGTGTGGATTTACTTAATTATTTacgtttacaacaacaactcgcTACAAACCATAATGATAACGACGTTGATGATAACCACTGCAGTCACAAGTCACAAATAGCTTTAGGCGTAATATCAAACTTTGATCCTCGCTTAGACACACTCTTGcgtaatatgaaaattaaacattattttgattttacaaTTAATTCTTACGATAGCAACGTTGAGAAACCAAGTCCTGAAATATTCAATTTAGCCAGAAAGTTATCTGATTTGGAGAACCTAAAACCCAAAGAATGCTTACATATTGGAGACGGACCTACTACAGATTACTTAGCCGCCAAAAATGTTGGTTGGAATTCTGCGCTTATTCATGAGAAAAGTATTAACTACCTTATTAAAAACTATGGCAATAAAATCGAGGATCAATTTGTTTTCCAAAGTTTATACGATTTTCATAAgaagttttcaaataattttataaattggtGA
- the LOC106619679 gene encoding uncharacterized protein: protein MIKSCIFREIRYNRLNIPLLRTFSHVFTNTEPQKDKGCGSEKEKVGSSTDTNSAPMIKQTVAGTVSHKYQIFQDRDANEIFDVEEERYRYQKEQEPKITEHDEYLGLNLNHGKHGVYDVEDLVDVLRKEKAEDVFVCSVPKDLKYVDYMVVCSGRSYRHMLAIAEFVRHIYKVKRTKGEILPKIEGENSRQWMALDLGNIALHVFSPELREQYDLESLWAIGIEYDKETHKSQDPFVELFEKHSISLGGTHPKRTITGT, encoded by the exons aTGATAAAATCTTGCATATTTCGGGAAATTCGATATAATCGATTAAATATTCCATTGTTGCGCACGTTCAGTCATGTATTTACGAATACAGAACCACAGAAAGATAAAGGTTGTGGCAGTGAAAAAGAAAAGGTCGGTTCCTCCACTGACACCAATTCTGCGCCAATG ATTAAGCAAACAGTAGCAGGTACTGTCAGCCACAAATATCAAATATTCCAAGATAGAGATGCTAATGAGATTTTTGACGTCGAAGAAGAACGCTATCGGTATCAAAAGGAGCAGGAGCCAAAAATTACCGAACACGATGAATATTTAGGACTGAACTTAAATC atGGTAAACATGGTGTGTACGATGTGGAAGATCTGGTTGATGTACTACGAAAGGAAAAAGCCGAAGATGTGTTTGTTTGTTCTGTCCCTAAAGATTTAAAGTATGTAGATTATATGGTGGTATGTAGTGGTCGCAGTTATAGACACATGTTGGCAATTGCGGAATTTGTGCGGCATATTTATAAAGTAAAGCGAACGAAAGGAGAAATTTTACCAAAGATCGAAGGTGAAAACAGTCGGCAATGGATGGCATTGGATCTGG gtaACATTGCTCTGCATGTGTTTTCTCCTGAGTTACGCGAACAATACGATTTGGAATCGTTATGGGCGATAGGAATTGAGTATGACAAAGAAACACATAAATCGCAGGATCCATTTGTCgaactttttgaaaaacattCTATATCGCTGGGTGGCACACATCCTAAGAGAACAATTACCGGTACCTAA